The Phalacrocorax aristotelis chromosome 2, bGulAri2.1, whole genome shotgun sequence region gttggTTCTGCTGCTCCTACGACCTCAgtgggaggactcctcacatgCTTCCCTTTCTCCAGCACAGGGTCCCTCTCatggagacagtcctccatgaattTCTCCAACGTGGATCCTTCCCACAGTGTAAAGTTCTTCACAATGCTACAAGCGTTAGGTGCCTTTGACAGGGAGCCATCCCCCAGGAAGAGagtgctccagcgtgggtcccccacagggtcacaagctttgccagcaaacctgctccagcgtgggctcctctctgcacggggccacaggtcctgctaggagcctgctccagcacggcaTTCCATGGGGTCACTGACTCCattgggcatccacctgctccggtAGGAGGCCTtcgggggctgcaggtgcaTATGTGCTCCACCGTTaatctccatgggctgcagagggacatCTGCCTGCAGACCCCAGGACACTGCCAAAACCTTGCAATATAAAGACAATTCACACATCACAACCTCACAAGCAAGTGGGGCACCaaggcacacacagagcacacagaAAGGGAAACGCCAGGCCTAAAAACACCTTAGTCACCTGGCAGCAAGGCCGGCACGGAGCAAATGCAATGAAAGGGGCAACGCTTAACACCCGGCACACCTCAAAACCTGACAAGACACCCAGGCTTTCAAAGAAATGGGGAGCCCTCTTCACAACATGCCAACAAACCTCACCACACGAGTGCCATGGCATGACCTCACTGACAATACCACAACTCTGTGATCTTTTCGTCATGTCTGTCAAATGCCCTGACATGCACCTGCCATTCGACTCCTACCAAATACTAACTCTCACTTATAAAGCTGCCGCCAGGGTCAAGAGGACACGTCCTCAGgaggacaggaaaggaaaagggagcgTTGCGGGAAGGAATCCAAACCCCACCTCATTACCTCCCAGCCTCTGGCATGTAACAGCCACTTGCTGCAAAACACCATCATGCACAAAGTCTGTCCCGCCCCTCAGGGACCAGCATAAAAGCCGGCCCAGCAcctctctccctcacacacTCTCCCTCACACACTCTCCTCCATCGTCAACAAGGTGAGTCTgaacccccttcccctccttctcctgaCCCACTTCATCCGGCTCTTCCAGCATGCTCTGCCCCCAGCCTCAGCAGCCCTGATGCCTCCCCACTGCCACACTCCCCACAGCCCTACAGTACAACTCCATGCTCACTCGCCCTCCTGCAACACCACCCCTCGCACCCGCACGCCCCTACGCTTTCTCAACACCCTCTCTTCCAGGGACCCTCCACACCACACACATGGCCTGCTACGACCTCTGCCGCCCCTGCGGACCCACCCCGCTGGCTAACAGCTGCaacgagccctgtgtcaggcagtgcgaGGACTCCCACGTCGTCATCCAGCCCTCCACCGTGCAGGTCACCCTGCCAggacccatcctcagctccttcccacagaacaCCGCTGTTGGATCCTCCTCATCGGCTGCCGTGGGCAACATCCTCGGCTCCCAGGGAGTGCCCGTCTCCTCCGGCCGCTTCGGCTACGGCTATGGCTTTGGAGGCCTGGGCTGCTACGGTGGCATAAGGGGCTGCTACCCCTGCTAAGGGCCCCTCACGTGGCACCTCCAGGCTCTTGCTGCCACGTGGACCTGCCCTTCACAGCTCCTCCTCTCAAGGCACCAAGcaaggaagcagggaaggggccaacccagcctgcctggaCACGCGGCCCAcacacctcctcctcttctcccacttccctcttTGCATCGCCCCTTCTGCTATCTCCAGTACTCACCGATGCAACCACTTTCTCACAAGCTAAGGACCACCGGGAACCTCTGGCGTGCCACTCCTAATACGGACCTCGAAATCTTGCTTCGCTGGCAAAATGTCTCTCACACACAGCACCTCAGCTGACGGTTACGCTACCCGCACTTCAGACTGCTTCCCTTCCACTCGGTCCTCCTGCCTCTTCACTCATTTTTCCATCAATAAAGTTCTCCTGCATCCCAACCTGTGAggtcttctcttccttctccttccaagACTCCTCCAACCTCACCCAGCACCAACCCCATGCAGAAGAGGCCACCGGGGTGGGTGGATCAGGGTCACAAGGCCTCCCCTAGAGATAGTACCACCACAGCCAATATCAGGAGTGCCTCTTGCCTGACAGGCACGCCAGCACCTTCCCACTCAAAAACACAGATACCCTGCCTGcctcacctcctcttcctcgccAGCAAGCACTACTCGCACAGTCAACAACCCTCAAGACACTCACCTCTGATCAAGTTGGGCAGCTCTTGGGAGTCGAGGGAGGTTCTTGCTGACTCAGATCTAGACAACCTCATTCCAATTTCTAAAAAGAGGTGTGAGGGAAGACCCAGGAAACTCGAGTCCCGTTAGTCTAGCCTCAGCACCTgcaaaaattatggagaagctCCCACTGGATGTTGATGAATGCCTTTAAAGGACAGGCAGAAAAATCATCAGGACCAGACAACATGGGTCACTAAGTGAAGGTCCCACCTGACTAATTTCCTATCCTCTTATTATAAGCTCTCTTGTCTACAGGGACGAAGGGAAGGCCGTGGATGTAGTGTTTCAGGATTTTAGTAGGGCTTCTGATCGCGCCCCTCATAGCATCCTTCTGCACCAGTTGGCCAACTGTGAGATGAGCAGGTAGACGCTGCGCTGGGTGAAGGGCTGGCTCAACAGCAAGGCTCAAAGCGGGGGACAGTGAATGCGGTTACTTATGGGCTGCAACCCGTCGccagtggtgttcctcagggctccaTTCTAGGACCAATTCTGTTCAAGATCTTTATCAATGCACTGGATGAAGGAGTTGAAGGCACCATTatcaagtttgctgatgataccaaagtGGGAGGTGCTGTTGGCTCTCCtgagggacaagaggccttgcagagggatctagagaGACTGGAGCATTGGGCAACCATCGCTGGCACGAAATTTAACCAGTGCAAATGCCGGCTTCTGCACCTGGCATGGAGTAACACTGGACACAAGGCcagactgggagaggagtgactggagagcagccctgcaggaaggggtctgtgggtgctggctgacagcaggcTCGAGGGGAGTCAgcggtgtgccctggcagccaagggggcAAACCCTACactggggtgcatcaaacacagcacacCCATCTTCCTACAGGAGGTGATTATCCCGCTGTACGCAGGATTGCTGTGGCCTCCCCTCAagtcctgtgtgcagttctgggccccaccaCTTCAGAAGGATGTGAAAGACCTTGAATACAtgcagaggagggcaacaaagctggtgacaggCTGGAAGGCCCGTCCTGTGAGGGGCGGCTAAGGACAATGGGCTTGTCtactttggagaaaaggaggctgagggagaacctcattgctctctccAGCTTCCGGAGCAGGAAAAGGGGCGAGGGAGGtgctgagttcttctccgtgggatccagtgacaggatTTGTGGGAATGCTTCAAAGCCGcattcaggttcctcaggtggtcacaaacctgatctccccttacagtgggaggggctttaccCCCCTGGTCCCCATCCTGCGGTCCATATAGTCCAGATGGAGCAGCAAAGACTGAAGTCTTCAGTGAAGTCTTCttccagtgaagactgaggcagaaatctgttgagtacctcagccttctcctcatctcttGATAGATACTAGGTCACCATTCTTGTTCTTTGGGGGGGTTACGCTCTCTTTAACCTTCCTTTACTGGTTGACATACTTACAGAATCCCTTCtggttattctttgcatcccttaccaaattcagctccagccacaccttggccctcctgaatccatccctacacaaccggTCTGTACGgctgttttgtttccctctgTAGAGTtgcttctctcacatattctcgCTCCTCTCCTCTGGCTCCTGTTGCGCAGCAGTTTTTCTGTGGGAGAATGGCTAGCTGCACAGGGGCATACCAACATAGAAATGATTACTCATTAGGATCTCAAGAAGTATCGAAAACAGCTAGTCTAGGAGCCAATCAGAGACAAGGACAAATTACCCTTGTTTATGAGAAAGGATACGAAACCAGGGACTtgcgataagaaaatatgtaggggagTCTATGGGAAAGGATACGAAACCAGGGACTtgcgataagaaaatatgtaggggagtcactgaagcaaagtaagaaaacggAACATGAACTTTAGGCTGTTAACCAATGAGGAGCTTAGCTTTTGCAATATGTATGAGCTGATTAAGAATGGTATAAATTGTGTAACCAGAGGACAATAAACGAAGCTTGCTGATCACTCATATTGAGCGACTGCGTCTTCCCTCCGTCTCGACGAATGGCGCGACAAtttggcgcccgaacagggacccCGGCGACCCGATAGCGGAGTCCGGCAGCCACGGTCGGCAGAGATTTGGAGCGGTCCTGTAGCAGCGCAGGAGGCGAAAGGGAGTTTTTCCCCGCGCCCGGGAGCACCTATAGAGGCTGTCCCGCCTGCCACGCGCCGCCGAAGTCTGCAAAGGCTGCAACAGCGCGCTGAGTGAGGTATGAACAGACAAGCGGCGTATAATTTGCTcaagtgctttttagaaaagcggggCATTGAGGGTATAGATTTAAAGAAAGAGCTAAATGATCTCTTAGCCTATGGAGAACTTAGGGGGATTTTTACTGACCCCAACACGGTgtttgaggaggaggagtggagaAAGCTAGGAGATAAATTGTTTGATGCCGTTATTAACGAGGAAAAGGCggcaaagaaattaatgaagccGTGGCGGGCGGTAACGAATACTCTGACCATGCATGAGGCAGAGCAGCGCgttgccgccgccgccgctgaaAGGTTAAGCAGCACAGCCCCCACCGGGGGTACGCCAGTACAGCCAATGGCCCCAGCGGCTCCAGACTGCCCCTTGCCCCCTTCTGTGCGGAGTATTGTTATCCCGCAGAGTTCTAGGGACGCTTGGGACCTGTCTCGCTTAAGCTCCACGTTGGAGAGCGAGGGAGAGGAGTCTCCGCCGACAGATCAGGCGGCACAAGGGGCGATGAGTATTGACCCGAGCACAGACACATGCGGGGCAATAGGCCCGGGGCCGGACGCTACTGCTACTCCGGTGCGCAGCCGTGGAGATAGTTCTTATTCgagtcagggagcagcaggtaTAGCGTCGGAGCGCCAACAGTGCTGGCAGAAAATCGCAGAGGCCGCCCTCAATGAAGGAGACCGAGAGGTCGCTGCCAGACTATTAGACGAGGTAGGGGCATTTCCCGTGCTGTACCAACCAGATGCACAGGGCCGATTAGTAGCCAGTATCCAGAATTTAGATTGGAAGCTACTCTTACAGTTGCGGGCTACAGTTAATGAGTCAGGAGTAAAAGGAGAACCTACGCAACAAATGTTAGACTATATTTGGGGAACCAACATCTTACTCCCGGGGGATATACGAAGTATCATGAAGTTAATTCTTACCCAGCATCAACTGCTATTATTTAATGCGCATTGGCAAGCAGCTTGTATGCGGTCGGTAGCTACGGTTAGACAACCAGGTGATCCTCTATATGGAATAACAGTCGATGAACTGATGGGCTTCGGTCCATATCTCCATTTAGAGGCTCAAGCAGTAATGGGCCCAGATAAAGCCAAAGAAGCGATGTTACTCGCACGACAGGCATTTAGTCAGCTTAAAGAGCCAGGTGGAATCCCGTCATATATGGGAATCAAGCAGGGTCGAGAAGAGGCGTTTGGGTTGTTTATTGACAGAGTAGCCAATGCCATACAGGCGGCAGGTGTTCCGGAATATCTGAGAGGGTCCATTTTGAAACAGTGTGCGATTCAAAACAGTAATCTTACCACCCGGAACATCCTAGCTACCCTTCCCGGGACCTTTTCAATTGAAGAGGCCTTGGAGCGAATGGCACAGGTTCCGATGGGCCCACAGGCTATGTTAGTAGAAGCAGTGAAGGAATTAGGGAAAACTTTGCAGGAGCATACGCAGACATCGCATAGTCAAATTATGGCAGCCCTTGCACCTTTGCAAACTCCTACGGCTCGCCCAATGTCCCGTGGGCCATCCCGTCTGCGATGTTTCCGCTGCGGAAGCGTTACAGCCAGGCTTGCCGAACCCCGCCATGATACCTGAAGGCTGGCATCTACTCATCGTAGACTTGAAAGACTGTTTCTTTACCATAGCGCTGCACGAGAAGGATAAGCAGCGTTTTGCCTTTACCCTGCCTTCTTTGAACCATGAGCGCCCTGCCCAACGGTTCGAACGGACTGCGTTACCGCAAGGAATGCGTAACCCACCCACCCTTTGCCAAATCTATGTGGATGATGCGCTGCAGCCTTTACGTCGCAGATGGAATGAGACTCTGATATACCACTATATGGACGATATTTTGTTGGCACAGGCGGTCTCattctctgaaacacagaaagaggagTTAGTCCAGG contains the following coding sequences:
- the LOC142054038 gene encoding feather keratin-like, which codes for MACYDLCRPCGPTPLANSCNEPCVRQCEDSHVVIQPSTVQVTLPGPILSSFPQNTAVGSSSSAAVGNILGSQGVPVSSGRFGYGYGFGGLGCYGGIRGCYPC